In the genome of Nonomuraea sp. NBC_00507, the window TCACCAGACTTGACGATCTACAATGTAAAGGCGTCAGGATGGGGCGCGCCGCGTGGACTCCCGCAGCACCAGGCTGGCGGGGACGATCGTCACCCCGCCGCCGGACGGCCGGCCCGCGATGACCTCCAGGATGTGCCGGGCGGCCAGCAGCCCGATCTCGCCGAGGTTCATGTCCACGGTCGTCAGCGGCGGCCGGCAGCCCAGCGCCATCGGCTCCCAGTTGTCGAACCCCACCAGCGCCACGTCCTCGGGCACCCGCCGCCCCCGCTCGCGCAGCGTCTCCGCCACCCCGCGGGCGATCTGGTCGCTGCCGCAGAAGACGGCGTCCACGTCGGGCGCGGCGTGCAGGAGCACGTCGGCGCCCTGCCGCCCCCACTCCTCGCTCCACTGCCCGAACAGGATCTCCCCGGCCGGCTCGAGTCCGGCCTCGGACAGGGCGGTGGTCAGGCCGTGCGCCCGCCGGCGCGCAGCCTGGAAGCGCTGCGGCCCGGTGACGTGCCCGATGCGGGTGCGTCCCGTCGCCAGCAGGTGGCGGGCGGCCAGCGCGCCGCCGCCCTCGTCGTCCGGGATGATCGACACGTCCGACTCGTCGGTGGACTGCGTCATGGCGTACACGACGGGAACCGGCAGGTCGCGGCCGATCCCCGGGCGCGGCTCGGTGCGCCGGCCGGTGACGATGATGCCCTCCACGCGCCGGGCCAGCAGCCGCTCGACGTAGTGGCGCTCTCTGATCGGGTCGTCGCGGGTGTCGCACATGAACACCGAGATCTGCCCGGCGCCCAGCGCGTCCTCCGCGCCCAGCATCACGGGGATGCTGAAGCGCCCGAAGCTGTCACCCGTGACCAGGCCGACCGTGTACGTGCGCCCGGCCAGCAGGCCCTGGGCGAGCGGATTGGGCCGGAAGCCCAGCCGCTCGGCCGCGGCGAGCACCCGGTCGCGGGTCTCGGCGCGCATGCGGCCGCGCCCGTTGAGTGCCTTGGACGCGGTGCCGATCGAGACGTCGGCAGCGGCCGCGACGTCCCTGATCGTGACGCTTCTCGCGATCTTTTCCGAGGGGTTGGCCAACCGACTCCCCTTTCGCGGTCACCACTGTGACCCGCACAGTCTTCCTCTTGACCAGTGATGTATCACACCTTACTCTCCGATTGAGCAAACCTATTCCCAAAGTTTTCTCACCGAGGTCAGGAGCTCAATGCAGCAGATCCCCGGTCCCGCCGTCCCTTCCAATCGTGCCGTGTTGCGGCCGATCGGCGTCGGCGACGCCGTCATCACCGGCGGGCCGCTCGCGCGGTGGCAGGAGATCAACCACGAGGCGAGCATCCCGCTGGGCCTGGAGCAGATGGAGCGCTCGGGTGCGCTGCCGAACCTCCGGAGAGCGGCGGGGGAGGGCGAGGGGCCCTTTCAGGGGTACCGGTTCCAGGATTCCGATCTTTACAAGCAACTCGAGGCCGTCTCGTGGGAGCAGGTCCGCTCCCCGGAGCCCGGCTACGCCGCGTTCATCGAGCAGGCGTCGGCCGTGCTGGCCAGGGCGCAGCGGCCCGACGGCTACCTCAACTCGCACTACCAGGTGGTCAAGCCGGACAAGATCTACGCCGAGCTGGAGTACAGCCATGAGATGTACTGCGCCGGCCACCTGTTCCAGGCCGCGGTGGCGGCCGCCCGCGCGGGCGTCGGCGACAGCCTGCTGCCGATCGCGCGCCGCCTGGCCGACCACCTCGTCGAGGTGTTCCTGACCGGCGGCGACGACGGCATCGACGGCCACGCCGAGGTCGAGACCGCGCTGGTCGAGCTGCACCGGCTGACGGGCGAGCGTGCCTACCTGGAGCTGGCGTCCAAGCTGATCGACAACCGCGGCAAGGGCCTCATCAAGGACAGCGGCATGGGCATGCTCTACGCCCAGGACCACTTGCCGGTACGCGAGGCGGACACCGCGGTCGGCCACGCCGTGCGCCAGCTCTACCTCGACGCCGGCGTCGTCGACGTCTACCTGGAGACCGGCGACGAGTCGCTGCTGGAGAGCTCGGTGCGCCGCTGGGAGGACATGGTCGCCACCAAGACGTACATCACCGGCGGCCACGGCTCGCGCCATGACGGCGAGGCGTTCGGCGAGCGTTACGAGCTGCCCTCCGACCGCGCCTACAGCGAGAGCTGCGCGGCGATCGCGAGCATCCACTGGAACTGGCGGCTGCTGCTGGCCACCGGCCACGGCCGGTACGCCGACCTGATCGAGCGCACGCTCTGGAACGCCTTCGCCGCCTCCACCTCGGCCGGTGGCACCCGCTTCTTCTACGTCAACCCGCTGCAGCGCAGGAACGACCTCGTCGAGGACGCCTACCTCGGGCGGCGCAGGGAGTGGTTCGCCTGCGCCTGCTGCCCGCCGAACATCATGCGCCTGGTGGCCTCGCTCGGCGGCTACCTCGCCACCGAGACCGCCTCCGGCCTGCAGCTGCACCAGTACGCGGCAGGCCGGATCGAGGCGGCGGGCGCCCGCCTGCGCGTCGAGACCGACTACCCGTGGGACGGCGTCATCCGCATCACGGTGGAGGAGGCGCCGCCCGGGGACTGGGAGCTCGCCCTGCGCATCCCGTCCTGGAGCGAGTCCACGTACGTCGACGACCGTCCCGCCCGGGCCGCCGAAGACGGATATTTCCGCATCCGCCGCTCAGCCTGGCGCGCCGGCGACGCCGTCGAGCTGCGGCTCGACCTGACGCCCAGGCTCATGCGCCCCCACCACCGGATCGACGCGGTCAGGGGCAGCGCGGCGCTGGAGCGCGGCCCGCTCGTCTACTGCTTCGAGCAGGCCGACCAGCCGGAGGGCGTGGAGGTCGACGACCTCGCGATCGCCCCCGACGCCGTGCCGCGGCCCATCGATCGCGAGATCGAGGGCGTGGGCCGGACGGTGCTGCTCGAGATCGACGCCGTCGTGGTGAGTCAGCCGCGCGGCGGACTGCCCTACGCCGGCACCCCCCTGGCGACCCGCACCAGCGTGACCGCGACGGCCATCCCCTACTTCCAGTGGGACAACCGCGACGGTGGCGCGATGCGGGTCTGGATCCCCCTCGCGTAAGGAAACACGCCGATGAAGAGACGTGATCTGTTCAAGCTCGGCGGGCTCGCCGCCCTCGGCACCGCGGCGGCGGCCTGCGGCGGCGGCGCCGGCTCGGCCGGGAACACGCAGCTGCAGTTCATGTTCTGGGGCTCGACGTTCGAGAAGGCGGCCGTCGAGCGCATGCTCAAGCAGTACGAGCAGAAGAACCCGGGCGTTGCCGTCAAGCCGCTGTTCACCCCCGACGAGTACGACGTGAAGCTCAACACGCTCGTCGCCAGCAACAAGCTGCCGGACGCCGGCTATGTGCCGATGTCGATGTCCTTCCGCCTCGGCGAGCAGGGCAAGCTGGTCAACCTGTTCCCGTACCTGCAGAAGTATCCGCAGCTGGCCGGCTACCTGCCGGACGCGTACCTGTGGACCGGGCAGGACAACCTGCACGCCATCGCGACCGCGAACGAGTCCATGCTGCTGTGGTTCAGCAAGTCCGCCGTCGCGGCGGCCGGGGTCACGCCCCCGGCCGAGGCCGCCTCCGCCTGGACGTGGGACCAGCTCGTGGAGAACGCCTACAAACTCACCCTCGACCAGAACGGCAAGCGCCCGGACGAGTCCGGCTTCGACCCCAAGCAGATCAAGCAGTTCGGCGTCTCCATCAGCTTCACCTACGGCGCCGCCTGGTACGGGTTCCTGCGCAGCAACGGCGCCGACTTCGCCGACGAGACGGGCAAGAAGTGCCTGCTGGACACGCCCGAGGCGATCCAGGTGTTCCAGAACCTGCAGGACCTGGTCTACAAGCACCGGGTCGCGCCCGGCCCCGGCCAGCTCGCCGCCACCGGCGACGAGGTGCCGGGCACCAACATCCTGCTCAAGACCAAGCGGGTGGCGATGGTGGTGGACGGCCACTGGAGCCTGCTCGACATGAACGAGAGCAAGGTCGACTTCGGCATGGGCGTGCTGCCCAAATACACCGAGCCGTTCACCGCCAGCCAGGTGGCCGGCGCCTCGGCGGTGTTCGCGGGGAGCAAGCACGAGCAGGAGGCCGTGGAGCTGCTCGCCTTCCACAACGACCCGGCGAACGTCGACCTGTTCGCCAAGGGCCTGTGGATGCCGCAGGAGAAGAAGTACTACGAGGACCAGGCGGCCATCGACTCCTGGACCAAGAACGCCCAGCACCCGCCGGAGTTCCGGACCGCGGTCGTCGACTATGCCCGCGACCACGGCATCCCCGACCTCCGCAACCGCGTCAAGAACATGTCCGCCATCAGCAGCGACGTGCTCACCCCCGCCCTGCAGGAGCTGGAGACCGGCAAGCGCCCGGCCGCCGAGATCATGAAGGCCACCGCACCCAAGATCACCAGCATGCTGCAGGGCTGGCACCACCGTCAGGACCTGTGATGCGCCGCTTGGAGACCCGCTGGGGCATCCTCATGGCGCTGCCCGCCATCCTCGGATTCCTGATCTTCACGATCGGCCCGATGGCGGCCTCGGCCTTCTTCAGCCTGACCGACTGGACGATCGGCGCGAGCCCGTCGTTCGTCGGGCTGGACAACTACACCGCCATGGCCCGCGACGAGCTGTTCTGGAAGTCGCTGACCACGACCACGTACTACACGCTCGGCTCGGTCCCGCTGGTGCTCATCGTCAGCTTCGCCGTGGCCATGCTGCTCAACGAGAAGGTCCGCGGCCTGGCGATCTGGCGCACGATCTTCTACCTGCCGACGCTGGTGCCGGCCATCGCCAACGTCGTGCTCTGGATCTGGATCTTCAACCCGGACTTCGGGCTGCTCAACTCGCTGCTGCGGCAGGGCGGGTTGCCCGGCTCCCAGTGGATCTACGCCGAGTCCACCGCCGTCCCCTCGCTGATCATCATGAGCACGTGGGGCTTCGGCAACACCATGGTGATCTTCCTGGCCGGGCTGCAGGGCGTGCCGCGGCACCTGTACGAGGCGGTGTCCATCGACGGCGGCGGCCCGTGGCGGCGCTTCTGGCACGTGACGCTGCCGATGATGACGCCGACCATCTTCTACAACCTGGTGGTCGGCGTGGTCGGCACCTTCCAGGTGTTCAACCAGGCGTACGTGATGACCGAGGGCGGCCCCAACCACGCCACCCTCTTCTACGTCTACTACCTGTTCCGCAAGGCGTTCACCGAGAGCGAGATGGGCTACGCCAGCGCCCTCGCCTGGACCCTCTTCATGATCATCATGGTGGTGACGTTCCTGATGTTCAGAAACGCCCGCCGCTGGGTCTACTACGAGATGGCAGGTGCCCGATGACCGCCGTGGCGGCCCCGGACCGGCCCCGCGCCAAGGGCGTGGCCCCCACGCAAGGGTTGCGCAAACCCCGCAGGTACGGCCGGATCCTGCTGTACGCGGCGCTGCTGGCGGGGTCGATCCCGACCCTGCTGCCGTTCGTGTGGCTGGTGCGCAGCGCGCTCATGCAGGACGCGCAGATGTTCGTCTCGCCGCCGGAGTGGATCCCCGCGCCGTTCCAGTGGTCGAACTTCGGCGAGGCGCTGACCACGCAGCCCTTCGGCCGCTACTTCGTCAACACGCTCGTCATCGCCGTCATCAGCGTCCTGGGCACGGTGGTGACCTGCGCGGTGGCCGCCTTCAGCTTCTCCCGGCTGCGCTGGCGCGGCCGGGACGTGGTGTTCGCGCTGCTGCTCAGCGGCGTCATGCTGCCGTACGCCGTCACGCTCATCCCGACGTTCGTGATGTGGCAGGAGTTGGGCGCGCTGGACACGATCGCGCCGCTCACCGTGCCGAGCTGGTTCGCCGGAGCGGGCGGGGGAGTGTTCAACATCTTCCTGCTGCGGCAGTTCTTCCTGACGATCCCCTTCGAGCTGGACGAGGCCGCCTACATCGACGGGGCCTCGCCGTGGCGGGTGTTCTGGACGATCGTCATGCCGCTGTCGAAGCCCGCGATCATCGTGGTCACCATCTTCACCTTCATCGGCACCTGGAACGACTTCCTCGGCCCGCTGCTCTACCTGCAGAGCGAGGAGAACTACACGCTGTCGCTGGGGCTGGCGTCGTTCCAGAGCATGTACCTGACGCAGTGGGGCTACCTCATGGCGGCCTCCGCGGCCGTGATCGCGCCGATCATCGCGTTGTTCTTCTTCCTGCAGCGCTACTTCATCGAGGGAGTCACGCTGACGGGGATCAAGAACTGATCTTCGCCTTTTGCCGTGCTTGTTGGGGCACCCGCCGAGGAGCGGGTGCCCCACTGCTTTTCTGGCTTGCCTGGCGCACCGCCCTCGCCAAGGTCTCGTGGAGATATCGATTCCTCCGATTGGCACGCCGGCCCTGGGGAGTTCTTGACGGTCGGCATGTCGGCTCCTACATTGCTCAGAAATCGATTGCTCGCCCCTGAGCTCTCAACATCAGGAGGATGGTTATGTCGGCCTTCGAGAGGGTGACCCGCCGATCGCTGCTGCGTGGCGGAGCCGTCGTGTTGGGTTCGGCCATGGCGGCGCCGTTGCTGTCAGCGTGTGGGGGCGGGGGCAACGGCGGCGGCTCCAAGGAGCTGACGTTCTGGAACTTCTACGGTCCCAATCCGCAGGCGGACGCACAGAGCAAGTGGTTCACCGACCTCGTGGCGGCGTGGAACGCCAACAACGAGGTCAAGGTCAAGCTCCACTACCTGCCGGTGTCCGAATACCTCGCCGGCACCGCGCTGCAGACGGCGTTCTCCGCCGGCCAGGGGCCGGACATCTTCCTGCTCAGCCCCGGCGACTTCCTCCGCTACTACAACGGCGGGGTGCTGACCGACCTCACGCCGCACCTCAAGCCCGACCAGCTCGCCGACTTCGACGGCGGCGTGCTCGGCACGCGCAAGGTGGACGGCAAGGTCTACGGCCTGCCGATGGAGCAGGAGCCGTTGGCCATGTACTACAGCGTCGACGCCTTCGAGCAGGCCAAGCTGTCGGAGGGCGACCTCCCCAAGACGTGGGACCAGTTGCTCGACGTCGCCGCCAAGCTGACCACCAAGGACCGCTTCGGGCTGCTGTTCGAGACCATCCCGGGCTACTACCAGAACTTCACCTGGTACCCGTTCATGTGGATGGCCGGCGGCTCGGCCGTGCCCGAGAACGGCGCGCCCGGCTTCAACGCGCCCGCGATCCACAACGCGCTCAAGCTCTGGCAGGACGCGATCACCACCAAGGTCGCGCCCCGCAAGCCGCAGGGCGACGGCGCCGGCAACGCGCCCGCCAACCTGGGCAGCGGCTTCGCCGCCATGCAGCAGAGCGGCATCTGGTCGGTGTCGCAGATGGAACAGGACAAGAAGGACTTCAAGTACGGCGTCTTCCCGCTGCCCGTGCCCGACGGCGGCACGTACACGACCGACATCGGCGGATGGGCGTTCGTGGCCAACGCCAAGGGCGCCAACCCGGAGGCGGCGGCCACGTTCATCGCCTGGGCCCTGGCGGCGACCGACAAGGACGGGGTGGAGCGGGGACGGCAGTGGAACACGGTCGTCAAGACGAACCTGCCCGCCCGCAAGTCCGTGCAGGAGGCGGCCAAGGCGGCCGGAGCGTTCGACAAGCCGGCGCTGAAGGTCTTCCTGGACCAGGTCGTCCCCGGTGGCCGCGGCGAGCCCCGCTACACGCCCGAGGTGTACAAGGCGGTTTCCGACGCGATCCAGGCCGCCCAGCTGGGCGGCATCGCCCCGGCCCAGGCGGCCGCGGACGCCGCGGCGAAGATCGACACCTTCCTGAAGGGGTACAAGGGTGCCGCGATGCTCTGACCCCCTGCCCGCGTGTGGCGCCCGTCCGGCGGCACCCCCGGTGTGGACCCGCCGCAGGCGGGAGGCCCTCGCCGGGTACGCCTTCGTGGCGCCCGACCTCATCGGCCTGCTGATCTTCGTCGGGCTGCCCATGGTGCTGGCCCTCGGCGTCTCGCTGTTCAGCGTGGACGGGTTCGGCGGCTACACCTTCGTCGGGCTGGACAACTTCCGGCAGATGGCTGCGGACGCCCAGCTCTGGCAGAGCGTCAAGGTCACGCTCACGTACGTGGTGACGTTCGTGCCGATCGGCTTCGTCGTCAGCCTCGGGCTCGCCCTGCTGGTGCGCGACCACTTCCCCGGCGTGGGCCTGGTGCGGACCATGTTCTTCCTGCCGCACGTCATCAGCCTCGTCGTGGTCGGCGTCGTGTGGCAGTTCCTGCTGGTCGACAAGCAGGGCGCGGTGCCGGCCCTGCTGCGGCCGGTCGGGCTGGGCGAGGTGTCCTTCCTGGGCAACCCGGCCCTGGCGCTCGGGTCGCTGGTGGTGATCAGCATCTGGTTCCTCATGGGCTACCAGATGCTGATCCTGCTGGGCGGGCTGAAGGACATCCCCAAGGAGTATGAGGAGGCGGCGCGGGTCGACGGGGCCACCGCCTGGCAGCGCTTCCGCCACGTCATCTGGCCGCTGCTCCGCCCGACCAGCTTTTTCGTGCTCGTCAACTCCACCGTCGGCGCGGTGACCGGGCTGCAGGCCTTCGACCTGGTCTATGTG includes:
- a CDS encoding LacI family DNA-binding transcriptional regulator; the protein is MANPSEKIARSVTIRDVAAAADVSIGTASKALNGRGRMRAETRDRVLAAAERLGFRPNPLAQGLLAGRTYTVGLVTGDSFGRFSIPVMLGAEDALGAGQISVFMCDTRDDPIRERHYVERLLARRVEGIIVTGRRTEPRPGIGRDLPVPVVYAMTQSTDESDVSIIPDDEGGGALAARHLLATGRTRIGHVTGPQRFQAARRRAHGLTTALSEAGLEPAGEILFGQWSEEWGRQGADVLLHAAPDVDAVFCGSDQIARGVAETLRERGRRVPEDVALVGFDNWEPMALGCRPPLTTVDMNLGEIGLLAARHILEVIAGRPSGGGVTIVPASLVLRESTRRAPS
- a CDS encoding glycoside hydrolase family 127 protein; the protein is MLRPIGVGDAVITGGPLARWQEINHEASIPLGLEQMERSGALPNLRRAAGEGEGPFQGYRFQDSDLYKQLEAVSWEQVRSPEPGYAAFIEQASAVLARAQRPDGYLNSHYQVVKPDKIYAELEYSHEMYCAGHLFQAAVAAARAGVGDSLLPIARRLADHLVEVFLTGGDDGIDGHAEVETALVELHRLTGERAYLELASKLIDNRGKGLIKDSGMGMLYAQDHLPVREADTAVGHAVRQLYLDAGVVDVYLETGDESLLESSVRRWEDMVATKTYITGGHGSRHDGEAFGERYELPSDRAYSESCAAIASIHWNWRLLLATGHGRYADLIERTLWNAFAASTSAGGTRFFYVNPLQRRNDLVEDAYLGRRREWFACACCPPNIMRLVASLGGYLATETASGLQLHQYAAGRIEAAGARLRVETDYPWDGVIRITVEEAPPGDWELALRIPSWSESTYVDDRPARAAEDGYFRIRRSAWRAGDAVELRLDLTPRLMRPHHRIDAVRGSAALERGPLVYCFEQADQPEGVEVDDLAIAPDAVPRPIDREIEGVGRTVLLEIDAVVVSQPRGGLPYAGTPLATRTSVTATAIPYFQWDNRDGGAMRVWIPLA
- a CDS encoding extracellular solute-binding protein, which translates into the protein MKRRDLFKLGGLAALGTAAAACGGGAGSAGNTQLQFMFWGSTFEKAAVERMLKQYEQKNPGVAVKPLFTPDEYDVKLNTLVASNKLPDAGYVPMSMSFRLGEQGKLVNLFPYLQKYPQLAGYLPDAYLWTGQDNLHAIATANESMLLWFSKSAVAAAGVTPPAEAASAWTWDQLVENAYKLTLDQNGKRPDESGFDPKQIKQFGVSISFTYGAAWYGFLRSNGADFADETGKKCLLDTPEAIQVFQNLQDLVYKHRVAPGPGQLAATGDEVPGTNILLKTKRVAMVVDGHWSLLDMNESKVDFGMGVLPKYTEPFTASQVAGASAVFAGSKHEQEAVELLAFHNDPANVDLFAKGLWMPQEKKYYEDQAAIDSWTKNAQHPPEFRTAVVDYARDHGIPDLRNRVKNMSAISSDVLTPALQELETGKRPAAEIMKATAPKITSMLQGWHHRQDL
- a CDS encoding carbohydrate ABC transporter permease; this translates as MRRLETRWGILMALPAILGFLIFTIGPMAASAFFSLTDWTIGASPSFVGLDNYTAMARDELFWKSLTTTTYYTLGSVPLVLIVSFAVAMLLNEKVRGLAIWRTIFYLPTLVPAIANVVLWIWIFNPDFGLLNSLLRQGGLPGSQWIYAESTAVPSLIIMSTWGFGNTMVIFLAGLQGVPRHLYEAVSIDGGGPWRRFWHVTLPMMTPTIFYNLVVGVVGTFQVFNQAYVMTEGGPNHATLFYVYYLFRKAFTESEMGYASALAWTLFMIIMVVTFLMFRNARRWVYYEMAGAR
- a CDS encoding carbohydrate ABC transporter permease, with the protein product MTAVAAPDRPRAKGVAPTQGLRKPRRYGRILLYAALLAGSIPTLLPFVWLVRSALMQDAQMFVSPPEWIPAPFQWSNFGEALTTQPFGRYFVNTLVIAVISVLGTVVTCAVAAFSFSRLRWRGRDVVFALLLSGVMLPYAVTLIPTFVMWQELGALDTIAPLTVPSWFAGAGGGVFNIFLLRQFFLTIPFELDEAAYIDGASPWRVFWTIVMPLSKPAIIVVTIFTFIGTWNDFLGPLLYLQSEENYTLSLGLASFQSMYLTQWGYLMAASAAVIAPIIALFFFLQRYFIEGVTLTGIKN
- a CDS encoding ABC transporter substrate-binding protein, which gives rise to MSAFERVTRRSLLRGGAVVLGSAMAAPLLSACGGGGNGGGSKELTFWNFYGPNPQADAQSKWFTDLVAAWNANNEVKVKLHYLPVSEYLAGTALQTAFSAGQGPDIFLLSPGDFLRYYNGGVLTDLTPHLKPDQLADFDGGVLGTRKVDGKVYGLPMEQEPLAMYYSVDAFEQAKLSEGDLPKTWDQLLDVAAKLTTKDRFGLLFETIPGYYQNFTWYPFMWMAGGSAVPENGAPGFNAPAIHNALKLWQDAITTKVAPRKPQGDGAGNAPANLGSGFAAMQQSGIWSVSQMEQDKKDFKYGVFPLPVPDGGTYTTDIGGWAFVANAKGANPEAAATFIAWALAATDKDGVERGRQWNTVVKTNLPARKSVQEAAKAAGAFDKPALKVFLDQVVPGGRGEPRYTPEVYKAVSDAIQAAQLGGIAPAQAAADAAAKIDTFLKGYKGAAML
- a CDS encoding carbohydrate ABC transporter permease, encoding MPRCSDPLPACGARPAAPPVWTRRRREALAGYAFVAPDLIGLLIFVGLPMVLALGVSLFSVDGFGGYTFVGLDNFRQMAADAQLWQSVKVTLTYVVTFVPIGFVVSLGLALLVRDHFPGVGLVRTMFFLPHVISLVVVGVVWQFLLVDKQGAVPALLRPVGLGEVSFLGNPALALGSLVVISIWFLMGYQMLILLGGLKDIPKEYEEAARVDGATAWQRFRHVIWPLLRPTSFFVLVNSTVGAVTGLQAFDLVYVLTKGGPAGSTSTVVFYIYQQAFTFNNYGYAAALTTAVVAFLVVATGLMFGATKGGRFDVG